From one Bacillus sp. Marseille-P3661 genomic stretch:
- a CDS encoding YycH family regulatory protein, producing the protein MNLEKTKSIVLTILVSLSLLLTWGLWTYQPQYDFIQSTNYIKNVSIGERREYLDIIKPTQFIYHENDKHYGITERSLSNDLYKAVMELNTSDIEDIHSLSGDQLYNSLQAEETLEMVFPVELPIGILNYLLAPVNEELNARVFDRIMVSFSEDPVLYFVSPKSNQYVKVEIEDSLVDSIKDKITEGNRQYPAYFSLHAGKRNIIYLPEEQMALSQLTYSSQNISTIELKNALFSDPSKVKQYSTINGEESYTDGSRALEISQAQNIMRFINPTNQEIANMSSAEMIVKSIDFINDHSGWTDSYSLMGLNKKQQSLNYQLKIEGYPVFDPNQFISIYQSWRGNEVYEYQRTLTNLRFSIDSEKKQVFIPSGRELLNGLTENKTDFKLELLENALIGFEISRENLNPSVIKAKPKWFIKYDGNWETVDLPTTIIDQGGNSSGLE; encoded by the coding sequence ATGAATCTAGAGAAAACAAAATCTATCGTATTAACGATACTAGTCTCATTAAGTTTACTATTAACATGGGGCCTTTGGACATATCAACCGCAATATGATTTTATCCAAAGTACAAATTATATAAAAAATGTTTCGATCGGTGAAAGACGGGAGTACTTGGATATTATTAAGCCTACACAGTTTATTTACCACGAAAATGATAAGCACTATGGGATCACGGAAAGGTCCCTAAGTAATGATCTTTATAAAGCCGTTATGGAATTAAATACATCTGATATAGAAGATATTCACTCGCTGTCAGGTGATCAATTATATAACTCTTTGCAAGCTGAAGAAACTCTAGAAATGGTATTTCCTGTTGAGCTACCGATAGGAATCTTGAATTATCTGTTAGCACCAGTCAACGAAGAGTTAAATGCACGGGTATTTGATCGAATAATGGTCAGTTTCAGTGAAGACCCGGTACTTTACTTTGTTTCACCTAAAAGCAACCAGTATGTCAAGGTAGAAATTGAAGATAGTCTGGTTGATTCAATTAAGGATAAAATTACAGAGGGTAATCGACAATATCCCGCATATTTCAGCTTACATGCAGGAAAAAGAAATATTATTTATTTGCCTGAGGAACAAATGGCATTAAGTCAGTTAACCTATTCATCGCAAAATATTTCGACGATTGAATTAAAAAATGCACTTTTTAGTGATCCAAGTAAAGTTAAGCAATATAGCACTATAAATGGTGAAGAGTCGTATACAGATGGTTCAAGAGCATTAGAAATCTCTCAAGCCCAAAATATTATGAGATTTATTAATCCAACCAATCAGGAAATTGCTAATATGAGTTCCGCTGAAATGATCGTTAAATCCATTGACTTTATTAATGATCACTCGGGCTGGACGGACTCATACTCACTTATGGGACTCAATAAAAAACAGCAATCGTTAAACTATCAACTGAAGATTGAGGGCTATCCTGTTTTTGATCCTAATCAGTTCATTTCTATCTATCAATCTTGGAGAGGAAATGAAGTTTATGAGTATCAACGAACATTGACTAACTTGCGATTCAGTATTGATAGTGAGAAAAAGCAAGTGTTTATTCCTTCTGGGAGAGAGTTATTGAATGGGTTAACAGAGAATAAAACCGATTTTAAACTGGAGTTATTAGAAAATGCACTGATTGGTTTTGAAATCAGCAGGGAAAATTTAAACCCATCAGTTATTAAAGCAAAGCCTAAGTGGTTTATCAAATACGACGGGAATTGGGAGACTGTTGATTTACCAACTACAATAATAGATCAAGGAGGAAATAGTAGTGGACTGGAGTAG
- a CDS encoding M23 family metallopeptidase has product MRQSLHKFSTKVTGFFQPLDSKSTVLKRAMVASAAIVTLSIGSVYASNEINANDVDTVYHIYHKGERLGVVSDKSIVEEIVQEKVEDAKQVYHDYEISVKDQISYIPEKVFRAVYNNEETVEKLNSKLSILAKAEAIVVNGKPAAFVTDKAEAEQVLNQIKMKYVPEEILAQLETSPDGVDYNDYIIKDVHLGENVTSSEEKVFPEDILSVDDAVELLLKGTLQPKIHVVKEGEVLGSIAGQYDLKLKQLLELNPSLNEDSLIHIGDELNVTAYKPLVTVVVEMEAIRKEIIPFEIEVEEDNTMFKGLTKTKQEGINGEKNVRHSIIKENGQITYKTVIDSQTIKEPTKKIMVKGTKVVPSRGTGDLAWPTVGGYISSNMGYRWGRQHKGIDIARPSNRNILAADNGTVESAGYDGGYGNKIIINHNNGLKTVYAHLSSIDVKVGQTVSRGTKIGVMGSTGNSTGVHLHFEVYENGKLVNPKQKL; this is encoded by the coding sequence GTGAGGCAATCGTTACATAAGTTTTCGACAAAAGTGACAGGTTTTTTTCAACCGTTGGATTCTAAATCCACTGTATTGAAAAGAGCCATGGTGGCATCTGCTGCGATTGTTACATTATCAATCGGCTCAGTATATGCTTCAAACGAGATTAATGCAAATGATGTAGATACTGTTTATCATATATATCATAAAGGTGAAAGACTAGGTGTAGTAAGTGACAAATCAATTGTAGAAGAAATTGTCCAGGAAAAAGTTGAAGATGCAAAACAGGTTTATCATGATTATGAAATTTCTGTTAAGGACCAAATTTCTTATATCCCCGAAAAGGTGTTTCGAGCTGTTTACAACAATGAAGAGACAGTTGAGAAATTAAACAGTAAATTAAGTATATTAGCAAAGGCTGAAGCAATTGTTGTCAATGGCAAGCCGGCAGCCTTTGTAACTGATAAAGCTGAAGCTGAACAGGTTTTAAATCAAATAAAGATGAAATATGTTCCAGAAGAAATTCTAGCACAATTGGAAACTAGTCCAGATGGAGTCGATTATAACGATTACATTATTAAGGACGTACACTTAGGAGAAAATGTTACATCTTCTGAAGAGAAAGTTTTTCCGGAAGATATTTTATCTGTTGATGATGCTGTAGAGCTCTTATTAAAAGGAACGCTACAACCTAAGATTCACGTTGTTAAAGAAGGGGAAGTATTAGGTAGCATCGCTGGTCAATACGATTTGAAGTTAAAACAATTGCTTGAACTAAATCCTAGTTTAAATGAAGATTCACTCATACATATTGGTGATGAGTTAAATGTTACAGCCTATAAACCATTGGTTACGGTTGTAGTAGAGATGGAGGCAATTCGTAAGGAGATTATTCCATTCGAAATTGAAGTTGAAGAAGACAACACTATGTTTAAAGGTTTGACTAAGACGAAACAAGAAGGTATAAATGGTGAGAAGAACGTAAGACATTCAATTATTAAAGAAAATGGTCAAATAACTTATAAAACAGTAATTGATAGTCAAACTATAAAAGAACCAACAAAGAAGATAATGGTTAAGGGTACAAAGGTAGTTCCTTCTCGTGGTACAGGTGATTTAGCTTGGCCAACCGTTGGCGGGTACATTTCGAGCAATATGGGATATCGTTGGGGAAGACAACATAAAGGTATTGATATAGCTAGACCAAGCAACCGTAATATTTTGGCAGCCGATAATGGAACTGTTGAATCAGCGGGTTATGATGGTGGTTATGGTAATAAGATTATTATTAATCACAATAATGGGTTAAAAACTGTATACGCCCACTTATCTAGCATAGATGTTAAGGTAGGGCAGACTGTTTCGCGTGGCACGAAAATAGGTGTAATGGGATCTACAGGTAATTCTACTGGTGTACATTTACACTTCGAAGTTTATGAAAATGGTAAATTAGTAAATCCTAAGCAAAAGTTATAA
- a CDS encoding adenylosuccinate synthase — protein MSSVVVVGTQWGDEGKGKITDFLSQNAEVVARYQGGNNAGHTIVFGGEKYKLHLIPSGIFFDDKICVIGNGMVIDPKALVTELKYLHDKGVNTDNLRISNRAHVILPYHLKLDEVEEERKGANKIGTTKKGIGPAYMDKAARIGIRIADLLDREEFERKLTQNLEEKNRVLEKLYNAEGFKLEEILEEYYEYGQQFAKYVCDTSVVLNDALDEGRRVLFEGAQGVMLDIDQGTYPFVTSSNPIAGGVTIGSGVGPSKIDHVVGVCKAYTTRVGDGPFPTELNNEIGHQIREVGREYGTTTGRPRRVGWFDSVVVRHARRVSGITDLSLNSIDVLTGIETLKICVAYQYNGQVINEFPASLKILAQCEPVYEELPGWSEDITGVKSLDELPENARHYVERVSQLTGIPLSIFSVGPDRNQTNMIRSVYAPK, from the coding sequence ATGTCATCAGTAGTAGTTGTTGGAACACAATGGGGTGATGAAGGAAAAGGTAAAATTACCGATTTCCTATCACAAAATGCAGAGGTCGTTGCTCGTTATCAAGGTGGTAATAATGCGGGCCATACGATAGTTTTTGGCGGCGAAAAATATAAACTTCACTTAATTCCATCAGGAATTTTCTTTGATGATAAAATATGTGTGATTGGTAATGGGATGGTTATTGACCCTAAGGCATTAGTAACAGAACTTAAATATTTGCACGATAAAGGTGTAAATACAGATAATTTACGTATTAGTAATCGCGCGCACGTTATTTTGCCATACCATTTAAAATTAGATGAAGTAGAAGAAGAGCGTAAAGGTGCAAATAAAATTGGCACAACGAAAAAAGGTATTGGTCCTGCATATATGGACAAAGCAGCACGTATTGGAATACGTATTGCTGACCTTTTAGACCGTGAAGAGTTTGAGAGAAAATTAACTCAAAACTTAGAAGAAAAAAATCGTGTTTTAGAAAAGTTATATAACGCAGAAGGATTTAAGCTTGAAGAAATTCTAGAAGAGTACTATGAGTATGGACAACAGTTTGCAAAGTACGTTTGCGATACATCAGTTGTTTTGAATGATGCTCTTGATGAGGGTAGACGTGTATTATTTGAAGGTGCCCAAGGCGTTATGTTAGATATTGACCAAGGTACATACCCATTTGTTACATCCTCAAACCCGATTGCCGGTGGTGTAACGATTGGATCTGGTGTAGGTCCTTCAAAGATTGACCATGTTGTTGGTGTATGTAAGGCATATACAACACGCGTTGGTGATGGCCCATTCCCGACAGAATTAAACAATGAGATTGGCCATCAAATTCGTGAAGTTGGCCGTGAATATGGAACAACAACTGGCCGCCCGCGTCGTGTTGGTTGGTTTGACAGTGTCGTTGTTCGCCATGCACGCCGAGTGAGCGGAATCACTGACTTATCACTTAATTCAATCGACGTATTAACAGGCATTGAGACATTAAAAATTTGTGTGGCTTATCAATATAATGGACAAGTTATTAATGAGTTCCCAGCAAGTTTAAAGATTCTTGCACAATGTGAGCCTGTATATGAAGAGTTACCAGGGTGGAGCGAAGATATTACTGGCGTAAAATCATTAGATGAATTACCTGAGAATGCACGCCATTATGTTGAACGTGTTTCACAATTAACTGGAATACCGCTTTCTATTTTCTCAGTGGGACCTGATCGTAATCAAACAAATATGATCCGAAGCGTATATGCACCGAAGTAA
- the yycF gene encoding response regulator YycF produces the protein MEKHILVVDDEQPIADILQFNLEKEGYRVTCAYDGVEALRKVDEIKPDLILLDIMLPQRDGMEVCREIRKKFDMPIIMLTAKDSEIDKVLGLELGADDYVTKPFSTRELIARVKANLRRQSSDLENVQGESNEIHIGTLTIHPDSYMVSKRGETIELTHREFELVHYLAKHIGQVMTREHLLQTVWGYDYFGDVRTVDVTVRRLREKIEDRPSHPTWIVTRRGVGYYLRNPEQE, from the coding sequence GTGGAAAAGCACATTCTAGTAGTAGATGATGAACAGCCGATTGCAGATATACTTCAATTTAATTTAGAAAAAGAAGGATATAGGGTAACTTGTGCTTATGATGGGGTAGAAGCTCTTCGTAAGGTAGACGAAATTAAACCTGATCTTATTTTATTAGATATAATGTTGCCGCAAAGAGACGGTATGGAAGTATGTCGTGAAATTAGAAAGAAATTCGATATGCCGATTATTATGTTAACGGCAAAGGATTCAGAGATTGATAAAGTGCTCGGTTTAGAATTAGGTGCGGATGACTATGTAACAAAGCCATTTAGTACGAGAGAACTAATCGCCAGGGTAAAAGCAAACTTGCGAAGGCAATCTAGTGATTTAGAAAACGTCCAAGGGGAATCCAATGAAATTCATATTGGAACATTAACGATTCACCCAGATTCCTATATGGTTTCAAAACGCGGCGAAACGATAGAATTAACACACCGAGAGTTTGAATTGGTACATTATTTAGCTAAACATATTGGACAAGTAATGACGCGTGAACACCTGCTACAAACGGTATGGGGCTATGATTACTTTGGTGACGTTCGAACAGTAGATGTAACGGTTCGACGTTTGCGTGAAAAAATTGAAGATCGTCCAAGCCATCCAACTTGGATTGTAACACGCCGTGGAGTTGGTTATTACTTAAGAAATCCAGAGCAGGAGTAA
- the walK gene encoding cell wall metabolism sensor histidine kinase WalK: MKKVGFSKSIHFKFILIYVLLILIAMQVIGVYFVRELEQQLVTNFTESLNERVRLLVYNIEQEMKEERNESSLNLEEEVNTILQDFLSDDITEVQVADEKFRVIGTSNPNDQGIIGRRTTEVRVKKAIIGEIESENIMVDSRTGNRVFVRAIPIKSSNEVIGAIYLIASMERVYDQMKVINGILISGTVIALAITAFLGVFVARTITRPIADMRKQALVLAEGDFSRKVTVYGDDEIGQLAETFNDLTDKLQRAQETTEGERRKLSSVLANMSDGVIATDNRGQIILMNEPAKNMLNVSRETLHSRSIFSVLNYREAQTLEELYEGKESILLDFSDHRRKYILRANFSIILGDDNKPNGLITVLQDVTEQEVIEQERREFVANVSHELRTPLTTMRSYLEALADGAWQNEELAPRFLNVTQTETERMIRLVNDLLQLSRLDSKDYKMLKQSVNFTEFFHHVIDRFEMSKESEFVFKRAFSNRERRVEIDKDKITQVLDNIISNALKYSPEGGTVRFELLQKGQMLLVRVSDEGVGIPKEYLPKVFERFYRVDKARSRKMGGTGLGLAIAREIIQVHGGEVWADSEEGKGTTITFTLPLEQQREDDQS, encoded by the coding sequence ATGAAGAAAGTCGGTTTTTCGAAATCGATCCATTTTAAGTTTATATTAATTTACGTATTGCTAATTTTGATTGCAATGCAGGTGATCGGTGTTTACTTTGTAAGAGAGCTTGAGCAACAGCTCGTTACTAATTTTACAGAATCATTAAACGAGCGTGTGCGCTTACTAGTTTACAACATTGAACAGGAAATGAAAGAGGAGCGTAATGAGAGTTCATTGAATCTTGAAGAGGAAGTTAATACTATACTTCAAGACTTTTTATCTGATGATATTACCGAAGTCCAGGTAGCTGATGAAAAATTTAGAGTCATAGGAACCTCTAATCCTAACGATCAAGGTATAATTGGCCGTAGAACAACCGAGGTTCGGGTAAAAAAAGCAATTATCGGTGAAATAGAGTCTGAAAACATCATGGTTGATTCTAGAACAGGAAATAGGGTATTTGTACGTGCAATTCCGATTAAATCTAGCAATGAGGTAATAGGGGCTATTTACTTAATCGCATCTATGGAAAGAGTATATGATCAGATGAAGGTAATCAATGGAATTCTCATATCAGGTACTGTAATTGCCCTGGCAATAACTGCGTTTCTCGGTGTGTTTGTAGCCCGGACCATTACAAGGCCTATTGCAGATATGAGAAAGCAGGCGCTTGTTCTTGCAGAAGGTGACTTCTCAAGAAAGGTTACTGTGTATGGTGATGATGAAATTGGTCAGCTTGCAGAAACATTTAATGATCTGACCGACAAGCTTCAAAGAGCACAGGAAACAACAGAAGGGGAACGGCGAAAGTTAAGTTCAGTTTTAGCAAACATGTCTGATGGAGTTATTGCCACAGATAACCGAGGTCAAATTATTCTCATGAATGAACCTGCCAAAAATATGCTTAATGTTTCACGTGAAACGTTACATAGCCGGTCCATTTTCTCTGTTTTAAATTACAGGGAGGCTCAAACACTTGAAGAGCTATATGAGGGTAAGGAATCCATTTTACTAGATTTTAGTGACCACCGTCGAAAATATATTTTACGTGCAAACTTCTCAATTATTTTAGGTGATGATAATAAGCCAAATGGATTAATAACAGTTTTACAAGATGTAACGGAGCAAGAAGTTATTGAACAGGAACGTCGTGAGTTTGTTGCAAATGTTTCTCATGAGTTAAGAACACCACTTACAACGATGAGAAGTTATTTAGAAGCGTTAGCTGACGGGGCTTGGCAAAATGAAGAACTGGCTCCACGTTTTTTAAATGTAACACAGACGGAAACAGAACGAATGATTAGATTAGTTAATGATCTCCTGCAGCTGTCAAGGCTGGATAGTAAAGATTATAAAATGCTAAAACAAAGTGTTAATTTCACGGAGTTTTTCCATCATGTTATCGATCGCTTTGAAATGAGTAAAGAATCTGAATTTGTTTTTAAAAGAGCTTTTTCTAATCGTGAAAGACGAGTAGAAATCGATAAAGATAAAATTACCCAGGTACTTGATAATATCATTTCTAATGCATTGAAGTACTCACCAGAAGGTGGAACAGTTCGTTTTGAATTATTACAAAAAGGTCAGATGCTTCTTGTAAGAGTTTCAGATGAAGGAGTAGGTATTCCTAAAGAATATCTGCCAAAAGTATTTGAACGTTTTTATCGGGTTGATAAAGCACGCTCAAGAAAAATGGGCGGTACTGGCCTTGGTCTAGCAATAGCTAGAGAAATCATTCAAGTACATGGTGGAGAGGTTTGGGCAGATAGTGAAGAAGGTAAAGGCACAACGATTACCTTTACACTTCCTCTTGAACAGCAACGAGAGGATGATCAGTCATGA